Genomic segment of Nitrospirota bacterium:
TCAAAGGAGCGATGCCCTCGAGATTTCTTCCGTATTATACCTTGACGTCGGCGCCAGGGTTGCCAGCCGTTTACGCCCGAGCGACTGTTAACCTCTCCGTATCTCTGTACGTATGGGGTTTTCCGGGGTTGCGACACCGTAGCCGCCAAACAGGCCCAGGCTGAACATGAATACCGCCAGAAATTTGCTGACACCCAGGTTATATTCCGTTAATCCTTCCAGGACGGTCAAGAGGGTGACAAGGAGGATCAGATATCCGTTTATCGGGCGACCGGCCTTGAGCATTTTCATCCCCCATCTGAACAACTGCGCCAGGACCACGCAGAGAATGACGAGCCCTACCAGCCCCTGCGTGGCCAATGCCTGAAAAAAGATGTTATGGGCATGGCAGGTCACGGAGATAGGGGCGATTTCCTTCTGGGCGATAAGCTTGTTTACGTCGTCATCGAAATCCCCGACCCCCTCGCCCACGAGCGGCGAGCCTTCGAACATCAGCAGGGAGGCCTTCCAGAGCACGAATCGGCTTCCGGTGCTTCCGTATGGACCTTCCGTGTAAAGAGAGGTATAAATCGAAGTCGCTCTGGTCCGGAGCTCCTTGCTCTGGACAAAAATGACAAGAAGCACGGCCAGGGCCGAGAGGGTAAATATCAATGCCTTACGAGGGCGGTAGAGGAAGAGAATAAGCGGGCACGCCGCTGCAAGCGATATCCAGACCCCCCTGGTCAAGGAAAAAAGTACACCCGTAAAAGACGCCAGTACGGTCAGCAGGAGCAGAAAAGTCACTTTCCTGTTCCTGGGCAATACGTCGTTCGGAATCAGCAACAGCATGAGGGCAATGGCCCCGGAAAAGGAAAGGGTTTCGGCGTAATGGATGGGATGGGCAAAAGCGTGGGACCGGTCAACGTGCTTCAACAGGATGCCAAAGTGCTGGAAAACTCCCATGATGCCCGCCAGCACCGCGCCTGCAATAAAAACGTAGATTATCTTTTTCCTGCTCTGGTCGCTCAAAGGGCTGATTACCAGAAGTCCGCCAAGAAAGATGGCCCATTGCCTTTTCAGCTCGACGAGCCCCCGGAGCCGGTTGTCCGATACTATGACCGCGCTTATCGCCATGTTTACAAGCATGATAATCGTCCATATGACCAGCGGCCTCGGCAGATAATCCTTCCGGGTGAACCTCGTGTGCATTTTCAGGATGAGAAGCAGGAGGAGACTTAGCAATCCAAAGGAATTGATGCCCGTCTGCGAGAAAAACGCCGAGAGGGCGAACGCGCCGAGCGTCACGACCAGAACCTGTTCGATTCTTTTCGCTCTTGCGCTGAATACGCGGTTGTGCGTATCGGCAACGGCTTCGTTCACGCGCCGTCCTTTTTGATGAGACGATTTTTCGCCGCGTGAATCGCCCCCGTTTTGCTTACGTCCATGGGGACCACGGGCTGAGGAACGGGATTTGAAGCGGACGGTTGAAAGCCGGATTTAAATTCAACACTCGCGCGGGCATCGATATCCGAAACACCTCATTCTCCCTGGGATGGCGGTTAGAGGTTGAGGCAGCTTACCCATATGGTGTTAAACGCGTATGTTTCGTCAGCCAGAAAGTCGGCCATGGAGCTTCCGGGGTTCTTATGCTTTTGATACCGCCGGAACTGGCCCTCCAGAGAGTCGAGCACGAGGGCCTTTCTGTCGGCGAAGGGATAGACGCACCTGCCCATGGCCTTCTCGCCCTCCACATCGATAAGACGCGTGGCAAACACGCTGCCCGTCCGAAGCCCCTCTAGGACCGCGGCCATCTCTTTATCGGGCCTTGAATCCTCGATAAACCTGTCGATAAAGCCCTTTGCCTCCCCGGGGCGATAGTCGCATACGAGCCAGTCCTCGAAATTCATGAAACCCAGCTCCAGCGGTCTGCCGCCGAGGAAATCCGCCGGGTCCTCCTCCTCCCAGAAATAGTCGTATGCCTCGTCTATTTCCTCGACGTGCTTTGCCCTTACAAAGGCGACGACGGAATTGTACGCCTGATTCAGGATAGTCTCTCTCACGACAAAAACTCCTTGTTATATATCACTGAGAATATACTTTACCGCTTCGGCAAGACCTCGTGCAACAAAAGCCGCGTTCGGGGAGCCGCTCTGCTTTCCCGTAAGCACCAGCACGCCCTTGGCCCCCACCGCCTTTGCAAGCAGCATGTCCGCTTCCTTATCGCCCACCACGTAGGAACGCGTGAGGTCAACCCCGTGCTCCACCCCGGCCCTCAGGAGCATGCCTGGCTCGGGCTTACGGCAGGCGCAGTGTTCGTCCTGATGGTGGGGGCAGTAGTAAAAATCTTCGAATCCGTGTGCGTCAATAAAATATCTGTTGACTTCCCTGACGAACTCCTCTTTGATTATGCCCCTGGCTATTCCTGACTGGTTCGTAATGCCGATAAGTTTAAAATGCTTATCTCTCAATAGCTTGAGAGATGCAATGTCAGGAAGTACTTTAAAGTCTTCCCACCTGCTCAGGTAATCCGCGTCCTCGCAGAGGGTGCCGTCCCTGTCAAAGAAAACGGCCCGGCGGTCGCGACGCCCCTCGACCCGGGCAGGGGGGGCCTGGTTGCCCGTCATTTCCTCTCACTTTCCACGCCCAGCTCTTCGAGCCTCTCTCTGGCCTTTGCCGCGTAAGGGCTCTCGGGGTGCTCCCGCAGGAGCTCCCTGTAAAGCCGGAGGGCGTGCTCGCGGTTGTTCTGGAGCTCCTCGAACCGGGCATTGTCATAAAGGGAGGCGGGGCTTTCGGAGCAGGCCACAAGCCCGAAGAGAAGAAGGGCGCATATGATTGCCGAGAGCCTCTTCATGGTCCGGTGCCCCAGATATTCTCTATTGTACACGCTTGGCCGCCGGTGGTGGCAAGTCTTCTTCCGCGACGGGAGAAGGGGAGCGCGCGTCCCTTGCCGTTTCAGGGCTCATCGGGCACCGGACGCCCCTCGGCAACGTGCCCCATTATCCTCTCGAGCCGCGCCCG
This window contains:
- a CDS encoding O-antigen ligase family protein; the encoded protein is MNEAVADTHNRVFSARAKRIEQVLVVTLGAFALSAFFSQTGINSFGLLSLLLLLILKMHTRFTRKDYLPRPLVIWTIIMLVNMAISAVIVSDNRLRGLVELKRQWAIFLGGLLVISPLSDQSRKKIIYVFIAGAVLAGIMGVFQHFGILLKHVDRSHAFAHPIHYAETLSFSGAIALMLLLIPNDVLPRNRKVTFLLLLTVLASFTGVLFSLTRGVWISLAAACPLILFLYRPRKALIFTLSALAVLLVIFVQSKELRTRATSIYTSLYTEGPYGSTGSRFVLWKASLLMFEGSPLVGEGVGDFDDDVNKLIAQKEIAPISVTCHAHNIFFQALATQGLVGLVILCVVLAQLFRWGMKMLKAGRPINGYLILLVTLLTVLEGLTEYNLGVSKFLAVFMFSLGLFGGYGVATPENPIRTEIRRG
- a CDS encoding HAD family hydrolase, yielding MTGNQAPPARVEGRRDRRAVFFDRDGTLCEDADYLSRWEDFKVLPDIASLKLLRDKHFKLIGITNQSGIARGIIKEEFVREVNRYFIDAHGFEDFYYCPHHQDEHCACRKPEPGMLLRAGVEHGVDLTRSYVVGDKEADMLLAKAVGAKGVLVLTGKQSGSPNAAFVARGLAEAVKYILSDI